Part of the Paenibacillus sp. FSL R7-0273 genome is shown below.
AGATCAGAATATCCAGCGTCGGTGCAACTGCGAACCAGGCGATGGCATTGGCAGCAATCTGGGCCAGGTTGAAGCGGATGATTTCTTTTTTGCCGAATATGCCGTCCTGGATGGAAATACCGGCAACCAGCAGGCCGATAATCAATCCGACCAGACCCGAGGAGATCACCCAGCTGAACCAAGGCGAGCCGTAAAAAATAAAATCCTTCAGCGTATGCCCGATCAGTCCGATCAGCAGTCCGGCTACAGGACCAAACAGCAGCGAGAACACCGCAAGCAGCGCATAGGTAGTCTCAATGTTCGTATTCGGAATACCGGTAGGAATGGACCCGAATCTTCCCAGAATTACAAACAAGGCCGAACCGATTCCCACCGCTACAATGGATCTGATTGATAAAATTTCTTTTTTCGCCATCTGCTTCATCTCCCTGATAATTGGATTCGTACCGTAAGTTATGTATTTTTCAGAATTATACATCGGATTACTTGGTTTTACTATAGCTTTGAGCAAAAAAAATCTGCAAAGCGCTGTTACAGCCGCTCTGCAGATTTGCCGGATCCTTTATTTTACAGTAACCGATACCGTTACGGTCTTATTGTTCCATTTTCCTTTGATGGACGTTGTTCCTTTGCCCACCGCTGTAATCGTACCGGAAGCATTCACCTTCGCTACGGAAGGCTTGGAGCTTGTCCAGACTACGCTGCCGGTTACGACCGCTGTTTTGCCGGTATCATAAAGAGCTGTTACAACAACGCTCTGGGATGACCCGGCAGCAAGTGCCAGCTTGGTTTGGTTTACAGTCAGCTTAGTCAGCTTAGGTACAACGTTAACCTTCACGGTAGCTGCGATGCCCTGATAGGAACCGGTCATGGTTGCCGTACCTTCGGCTACAGCCTTAACGGTTGTTCCCTTCACGGTTGCCACAGCCGGGTTCGAGGACTCCCAGTTCATTGCACCGGAGAAGTTCGCAGACTTGCCGTTGGCAAAATATCCGGTTACCTTGATCGCCTTCGAGGCCTTAAGGTTCAGATCCACTGTAGCAGGCTCAACGACCAGCTTTACAACCTTCTGTTCAATAGTCACAGGAATGGTGATTGTTTTGTTGGAATAGGTTCCTTTGAGATTAGCCGAGCCTTTGGTCAGGCCTTTAATGACCTTTCCGTTTGCGGTCTGCCTGAGGACCGCATTGGTTCCGGTAACCTCCCAGGTAATGGTGCTTGTAACATCAATCTCTTCGCCGTTCTCAAGCACAGCATTTACTGACGGCAGCGTCTGCTCTTCACCGATTACAAGACCCAGTGCATCCTCAGGTCCGATCAGCACCAGCACCTTGTTCTGTACGGTAACCTTCACTTCCACGGTTTTGGCACGGATCGGAGAAGCTGTTCCTGCAGGGACATTCCCTGCTTTGATTTTACCTGTAATAGTAACAGTACCAGCTTTAACACCGGCAAGCTTGCCGTCCTTAATTTCTGCTATTTCCTCATTGGCTGAGGTCCATTCGATTTCCTGGCTGAGGTCCAGCTTCGTGCCGTCCAGCTTCGTACCGCTAACCTTAGGCAGGCTGGCTGTATCCGCAGTATAGATTTCCAGCTCGGACTTGTCTACACTCAGCTCTGTAACTGTAGGCAGCACGGTCACCTTCAATGTTTTGCTGACTCCAAGGTTCTCCGCCTTAATAACCGCTGTACCAACCGCCTTGCCGCTAATAGTTGCAGCTGCAGCGTCCTTGGTTACAGTTGCCGCCAGCAGGTTGTCAGAAGTCCAGGTTGCATCGGAGGACTGGTTCTGCCTGGAGTTCACGGCATTTCTCATTTCCGCCTTTGCCTGCAGGCTCTCTCCCAGGAAAAGCGTCTGATCCTCAGAAGGAGACAACAGAATCGCCTCATAAGGAGCACGTACATATACATCTACAGACTTGGATACACCAAGGTATTTTGCCGTAATCACAGCTTTACCAGTACCCACCACTGTAATTGTACCCTTATCTACTGTAGCAACACCTTCATTGGAGCTTGTCCATTCCGCCAGGTCGGCAATATCCTTTTCCGGGCTATTTTCAGTAGCTTTGGTTGCAGCAGTCAATTCCAGCGGACTGTCGCCGACCAGCAGCTCAAGCTCCTTAACAGCCACATTATCTTCTTTTAGAACAATGGCCGAATAAGGCAGCTCTACCTTGGCTTTAAAAGTAGCAGTCAAGCCTTTGAATTTGGCGGTAACCGTCGCTGTACCTTCGCCAACCAGGGTGATCTGGCCGTCTTCAATGGTCAGTACGCCCGTGTTGGAGCTGCTCCAGTCCGCATCATCCGAGACATCTTTAACCGAAGTGGCGGATTGGCCGCCTGTTGCTTTGGCTTTGACGAGCAGCGTTTCCTCACTGTCACCTAATTTATAATTACCGTCAGAGCTGCGCTCCAGAGTCATATCCTTGAAGGGATGGGTTACAGACACCTCAAGGGTAGCTACCGCATTGAGATAAGTAGCTGTAATCATCGCCGTACCCGTATCGACCGGTGTCAGCAGGCCGTTGATTACTTTTACTGCATTTGTATTGGAAGATACCCAGGTTGAAGCTGCGGTAACATCCCTTTTGGAAGAAGCCCCTTCAATGTTGGCATAAACCTTAAGCTGTTTCGGGGTTTGTCCAACCGTAAGCTCCACTTTTGCCGAACTGTCAAAATCGATCGAGTTGGTATCGCCTGCAGCTGCAAAGACGTTTACCGGAAAAGCTGCGGCAGTTAGTAATATCATAATGAGGAGCATCTTTGTCATTTTCCTGTACACAGTCATCTGTTCTCTCCTTAGGCAGTAAGATTATCGGTGGTCATTACCACACTCTTCCACTATATCGACAATTACGCCTGAAGTGTTTACCCCATTCTCTGTTAATTTTCAGTTCCCGGCGAATTCAGGACTTTATAACTATATAGCTTATCCGGCAGAAAATTCTCCCAGCATCGACATCGCCTTTTGCAGAATAGGCACATTATTCGCATACAGCCTGCTCTTTCCCCGCTCCCAGGCAGCGTCCGCACCATGCCATTCAACCGCGTTGATCTCCTCAGCCTGCGCTTTGGTGATCCCGCCTACCGCCTCCACTAGAAAGTAATGGACCTCTTTATCCACTGTTCCATAGGTACGGTGCTCATACGTATATTTTATAATATCAATCGGGGCTCTGATCATGCCGACAGCGCCGGTCTCCTCACGGATTTCCCGCAGAGCGGTCTCCTCGACCGTCTCCCCTTCCTCCATCTTGCCCTTGGGCAGCGCCACCCTGCCGTAACGGTCCACGATCAGCTGTATCTCCAGACCCGCGCTGCCCCGCCGGTACACCACGCCGCCTGCCGATATTTGCTTATGCGCCATGTTGACAGCTCCTTAACGTTATTGGAATTATAGGACCGAGCCTGTTAAAACAAGCTGGAGCATTCCTGTAAAATCGCTCAGTCCTCTTAACTAACTGCACTTCATACAGCTAAAATGCCGCAT
Proteins encoded:
- a CDS encoding ECF-type riboflavin transporter substrate-binding protein; this translates as MAKKEILSIRSIVAVGIGSALFVILGRFGSIPTGIPNTNIETTYALLAVFSLLFGPVAGLLIGLIGHTLKDFIFYGSPWFSWVISSGLVGLIIGLLVAGISIQDGIFGKKEIIRFNLAQIAANAIAWFAVAPTLDILIYAEPANKVYTQGLAAGAANIVTVAVIGTLLAAAYAKTRTKQGSLRKLS
- a CDS encoding Ig-like domain-containing protein, giving the protein MILLTAAAFPVNVFAAAGDTNSIDFDSSAKVELTVGQTPKQLKVYANIEGASSKRDVTAASTWVSSNTNAVKVINGLLTPVDTGTAMITATYLNAVATLEVSVTHPFKDMTLERSSDGNYKLGDSEETLLVKAKATGGQSATSVKDVSDDADWSSSNTGVLTIEDGQITLVGEGTATVTAKFKGLTATFKAKVELPYSAIVLKEDNVAVKELELLVGDSPLELTAATKATENSPEKDIADLAEWTSSNEGVATVDKGTITVVGTGKAVITAKYLGVSKSVDVYVRAPYEAILLSPSEDQTLFLGESLQAKAEMRNAVNSRQNQSSDATWTSDNLLAATVTKDAAAATISGKAVGTAVIKAENLGVSKTLKVTVLPTVTELSVDKSELEIYTADTASLPKVSGTKLDGTKLDLSQEIEWTSANEEIAEIKDGKLAGVKAGTVTITGKIKAGNVPAGTASPIRAKTVEVKVTVQNKVLVLIGPEDALGLVIGEEQTLPSVNAVLENGEEIDVTSTITWEVTGTNAVLRQTANGKVIKGLTKGSANLKGTYSNKTITIPVTIEQKVVKLVVEPATVDLNLKASKAIKVTGYFANGKSANFSGAMNWESSNPAVATVKGTTVKAVAEGTATMTGSYQGIAATVKVNVVPKLTKLTVNQTKLALAAGSSQSVVVTALYDTGKTAVVTGSVVWTSSKPSVAKVNASGTITAVGKGTTSIKGKWNNKTVTVSVTVK
- a CDS encoding NUDIX hydrolase, translated to MAHKQISAGGVVYRRGSAGLEIQLIVDRYGRVALPKGKMEEGETVEETALREIREETGAVGMIRAPIDIIKYTYEHRTYGTVDKEVHYFLVEAVGGITKAQAEEINAVEWHGADAAWERGKSRLYANNVPILQKAMSMLGEFSAG